The Candidatus Syntrophosphaera sp. genome contains a region encoding:
- a CDS encoding YchF family ATPase yields MKIALLGLPKSGKTTIFNAVTKSSASTDKYAPAATEPNVGVVQVPDERVIRLSELYKPKKTIYAHIEYRDYPGIFSAHAENPDNALFSDIKANEGFVLVLRAFRDEELDGLFAAGEPLRQLSAFEDEMLLSDLIVAEKRIEKIELGYKRGVKTAAIQFEEKILRQVCEQLQSGQPLRGMELHPEEEKALRGFRFFSQKPLLVLINCHEDDYHGMDDLKQQIEARGFHAEVIAGRFEEELSKLESDEAQLFMEDMGISESIRDRFTHLCYSMLGYISFFTVGEDEVRAWTIEQGDTAVIAAGKIHSDLARGFIRAECFAYDDLMAHGSEKVLREKGLFRLEGKDYSVNDGDIISVRFSV; encoded by the coding sequence ATGAAAATAGCCTTGCTGGGACTGCCCAAAAGCGGCAAGACAACCATCTTCAACGCCGTGACCAAAAGCTCGGCCAGCACGGACAAATACGCTCCGGCGGCCACAGAGCCGAACGTCGGGGTCGTGCAGGTGCCCGATGAACGGGTCATCCGGCTGAGCGAGCTTTACAAACCCAAGAAGACGATCTACGCCCACATCGAATACCGCGATTATCCGGGAATTTTCTCGGCCCACGCGGAAAATCCGGACAACGCCCTGTTTTCGGACATCAAGGCCAACGAGGGTTTCGTTTTGGTGCTGCGTGCCTTTAGAGACGAGGAACTGGACGGCCTGTTCGCTGCCGGGGAGCCTTTGCGGCAGCTGTCCGCCTTTGAGGACGAGATGCTGCTGAGCGACCTGATCGTGGCTGAAAAGCGCATCGAAAAGATCGAACTGGGCTACAAGCGTGGCGTGAAAACCGCCGCCATCCAGTTTGAGGAAAAGATCCTGCGCCAGGTCTGCGAGCAGCTTCAATCCGGCCAACCCCTGCGCGGCATGGAACTCCATCCCGAGGAGGAAAAGGCCCTGCGCGGCTTCCGCTTTTTCAGCCAGAAACCGCTGTTGGTGCTGATCAATTGCCACGAGGACGACTACCACGGCATGGATGACCTGAAGCAGCAGATCGAGGCTCGGGGTTTTCACGCCGAGGTGATCGCGGGGCGTTTTGAGGAAGAGCTCAGCAAGCTGGAAAGCGATGAGGCGCAGCTCTTTATGGAGGACATGGGGATCAGCGAAAGCATCCGCGACCGTTTCACCCATCTCTGCTACAGCATGCTCGGCTACATCAGCTTTTTCACCGTCGGCGAGGACGAAGTGCGGGCCTGGACCATCGAGCAGGGCGACACCGCGGTCATCGCGGCCGGCAAGATCCATTCGGACCTGGCGCGGGGCTTCATCCGGGCGGAATGTTTCGCCTATGACGACCTGATGGCGCACGGCTCGGAAAAGGTTTTGCGCGAAAAGGGCTTGTTCCGCTTGGAAGGCAAGGACTACAGCGTGAATGACGGGGACATAATCTCTGTCCGCTTCAGCGTTTAG
- a CDS encoding rRNA pseudouridine synthase, giving the protein MNSSRSSSGTSSKTASKPGEGVRLNRWLAECGVCSRREADELIRRGEVRVNGEACADLSRRIDPAQDTVEHKGKKLERAQERTYLLLNKPRGYVVSRSDEFERQTIYALLPESAANLRYAGRLDKNSEGLLLLTNDGDMINRLTHPTHKVEKVYRVEINRRLGKKELDALRAGVRIEGGITHSAGVYVKSSTESGMTLKLVITEGRKRQIRQMVEAVGAKVLRLKRLQFGPLLLKDLPTGRWRLLTAAELRALKFITEKAKT; this is encoded by the coding sequence ATGAACTCATCGCGCAGCTCTTCCGGAACATCGTCCAAAACAGCCTCGAAACCTGGTGAGGGCGTGCGCCTGAACCGCTGGCTGGCTGAATGCGGAGTCTGTTCGCGCCGCGAAGCGGATGAACTGATCCGCCGTGGCGAGGTGCGCGTGAACGGCGAGGCCTGCGCCGACCTCAGCCGCAGGATCGATCCCGCGCAGGATACGGTCGAGCACAAGGGCAAGAAGCTGGAACGAGCTCAGGAGAGGACCTATCTGCTGCTGAACAAGCCTCGGGGCTACGTTGTTTCCCGGTCTGATGAGTTTGAGCGCCAGACCATCTATGCCCTGCTTCCGGAAAGCGCTGCCAACCTGCGCTACGCCGGACGTTTGGACAAAAATTCCGAAGGCCTGCTGCTGCTTACCAACGACGGGGATATGATCAACCGGCTCACGCATCCCACCCACAAGGTGGAAAAGGTCTACCGGGTGGAGATCAACCGCCGTTTGGGCAAAAAGGAACTGGACGCGCTACGCGCCGGGGTGCGCATCGAAGGCGGGATCACTCATTCCGCGGGAGTGTATGTCAAAAGCAGCACGGAAAGCGGCATGACGCTCAAGCTGGTGATCACCGAAGGGCGCAAGCGCCAGATCCGCCAGATGGTTGAGGCTGTGGGCGCCAAGGTTTTGCGGCTCAAGCGGCTGCAGTTCGGGCCTCTGCTGTTGAAAGACCTTCCCACCGGCCGCTGGAGGTTGCTCACGGCAGCGGAATTGCGCGCCCTTAAATTCATCACGGAGAAAGCCAAAACATGA
- a CDS encoding PTS sugar transporter subunit IIA, producing MAKKYISKADAAKKLKVSERVIQEMINSETFETKLVGKNVKIDEDSLNEWLENLNERDEHLLALKRVICHFEEYMRPENIFLDFGAENKFDAIRILSEKAKELKLVRDARWLYEVVVAREELISTAIGHGVALLHPRHLHPSKIKAPSILFGRSSEPVDFDAPDNKPVNIFFMLLLHNDKQHLFSLSYISKLIMSPGILEAFSSAANVEEIHQHLTVLQDSQEK from the coding sequence ATGGCCAAGAAATACATTTCCAAGGCCGATGCAGCAAAGAAACTCAAGGTGTCCGAACGCGTCATCCAGGAGATGATAAACAGCGAGACTTTCGAGACCAAATTGGTGGGCAAGAACGTCAAGATCGACGAAGATTCCCTCAATGAATGGCTGGAAAACCTCAATGAACGGGACGAACATCTGCTCGCACTCAAGCGCGTGATCTGCCACTTTGAGGAATACATGCGGCCCGAAAACATTTTTCTGGATTTCGGCGCTGAAAACAAATTCGACGCCATCCGCATCCTGAGCGAAAAAGCCAAGGAACTCAAGCTCGTCCGCGACGCCCGCTGGCTCTATGAGGTCGTCGTCGCCCGCGAAGAACTGATCTCCACCGCCATCGGACACGGGGTCGCCCTGCTCCACCCGCGCCACCTGCACCCCTCCAAGATCAAGGCCCCCAGCATCCTCTTCGGCCGCTCCAGTGAACCGGTGGATTTCGACGCCCCGGATAACAAACCGGTCAACATCTTCTTCATGCTCCTGCTGCACAACGACAAACAGCACCTCTTCAGCCTTTCCTACATCTCCAAGCTGATCATGAGCCCCGGCATCCTGGAAGCTTTCTCCAGCGCCGCCAATGTGGAGGAGATCCACCAGCACCTTACGGTGTTGCAAGACTCTCAGGAAAAATAA